The genomic interval GAGGGTAGGTACGAGATGCTGTAGCTCGTGTAGAAGGCGAGGTTCGGCAGCGGCTTCACGACGATGCCGGCCCGCGGCGAGACCAGATCATCCACGCGGGCGTTGGTGGCCCTGGTGCCCCGGTCGGTCGCCGAGAAGTCGAAATGGTCGAAGCGCAGGCCGCCGATGAGCTGCACGTACTCGTTCAGCTCGACCTGATCCTGCACGTAGGCCGCGGCAAGCCCGAGGTCATACACGCTGTTGGCACCGGTCGTGTTGCGGAAGTTGATGCCGACGCGCGTGACCGGCGCGAGCGGATTGACGACGAGGGTCTGCGGCGCGCCGGGAAGCGCGAAGAACCCTTCCTGTCGGAAACTCAGACCTTCCTGGTAGCCGAGTTCGAACCCACCGAGCAGGGTGTGCTTCACGGGGCCCGTGAGGAACTGGTAAGTGAAGTCGGTCTGGTTGAAGTAGTTCGTCCGGTCGGTCTGGCTGTTATAGGCCGAGATGTTGACGGCCGTGCCGGCCGCATTCACTGCCCCGCCCGGGAAGACGTTCTGATAGAACTTCTCGTAATCGGCGATGCGTGACTGGCTGCGCATCACGACGCCGTTCTCGAAGACGTGGTCGAGCTGCGCCGTGGCGATGTGGGCGTTGACGTAGGTCGGCGACAGGAACGGGTTGCCGAAATAGGTCGAGGTGTTCTCGCGGTAGCGGTAGGGCCGGCCGAACTGCGAGGGGATGCCGCGGTCGGTGGTCCGGTCGTCGTGGAAATACTCGTAGGACAGGCGCAGCGTCGTCTGCGGCCCGAGCAGGAAGGTCATCGTCGGGTTCACGCCGTAGCGGCGGATATCGACGAAGTCGCGGTAGGTCGCCGTATCCTCGAACACGCCGTTCATGCGGAAGAACACGCTGTCCGAGACGCGGTCGCCGACATCGAGCGCCACGCGCTTGTTCGCGAACTGGCCGCCCTGGGCGACGATCTCGCGGGTCGGGACGCCGTCGGCTTCCTTGAGCACGCGATTGATGACGCCGCCGCCGCCGCCGCGGCCGAAGATCATCGCGTTGGGACCCTTCAGCACCTCGATGCGCTGAATGTTGTAGAGGTCGCGGTAATACTGCACGTCGTCACGGATGCCGTTGACGAAGAAGTCGGCATTCGAGCGCTGGCCGCGGATGATCAGCTCGTCGCGGTTGCCCTCGCCCTGGGCCTGGATCACGCCCGGCACATAGCGCGTCGCTTCGCCGATCGATTGGAAGCCCTGGTCGAGGATCTGCTCCCGCGTGATGATCGAGACGGATTGCGGCGTGTCGAGCAGGGGCGTCGGCGTCTTGGTGGCGCTGCGCGTCGCCTTGCCGAGATAGCCGACCGTGACGCCGCCCTGGGGTTCAAGGCGCAGGGCGCCGCGGCCGAGGCCCTCGACGGCCAGTTCATCCAGCGCGACGACGGCAGGGGAGGCCGTTACCGGAACGACAGGTTGAGCCTGTACAGGC from Methylobacterium sp. AMS5 carries:
- a CDS encoding TonB-dependent siderophore receptor gives rise to the protein MRRSGTSEVAFAILAGTIATVVEPVQAQPVVPVTASPAVVALDELAVEGLGRGALRLEPQGGVTVGYLGKATRSATKTPTPLLDTPQSVSIITREQILDQGFQSIGEATRYVPGVIQAQGEGNRDELIIRGQRSNADFFVNGIRDDVQYYRDLYNIQRIEVLKGPNAMIFGRGGGGGVINRVLKEADGVPTREIVAQGGQFANKRVALDVGDRVSDSVFFRMNGVFEDTATYRDFVDIRRYGVNPTMTFLLGPQTTLRLSYEYFHDDRTTDRGIPSQFGRPYRYRENTSTYFGNPFLSPTYVNAHIATAQLDHVFENGVVMRSQSRIADYEKFYQNVFPGGAVNAAGTAVNISAYNSQTDRTNYFNQTDFTYQFLTGPVKHTLLGGFELGYQEGLSFRQEGFFALPGAPQTLVVNPLAPVTRVGINFRNTTGANSVYDLGLAAAYVQDQVELNEYVQLIGGLRFDHFDFSATDRGTRATNARVDDLVSPRAGIVVKPLPNLAFYTSYSISYLPSSGDQFSTLSPGLAIAQPEKFENTEVGVKYDVSPVLQVTGALFNLDRSNQRIPDPNRDGFFLTSGQTSTQGAEIGANGYLTDWWSVAGGYAFTDARITNNLSPTIVAGNFVGLVPLNAFTLWNKFDIDPSFSVGVGFINQSHTFATSDQTVRLPSYSRFDLGLFYKISENARAQVNIENLFDRSYIVSAHNNNNILPGAPRTVRAQVIVRW